The following proteins come from a genomic window of Lycium ferocissimum isolate CSIRO_LF1 chromosome 4, AGI_CSIRO_Lferr_CH_V1, whole genome shotgun sequence:
- the LOC132053079 gene encoding fatty-acid-binding protein 1 isoform X2 yields MASLRFPFLFSQPQNPPYSATSSRSFSTVAAVAAGGSAVAAAGAIIAITQSPKNPFLENAMNFIISNFSPNRNNSSPLWGSVSLADNSGPVTESRTGSSFPSILKDSQRLLGIGLRQKTVFGLKNIDVYAYGVYADDGDVKKCLAETHEGHSVSEPKQKEELRNHLMESDIRMTVRLQIVYGRLSINSVRKAFEESIGSRLHKFAGYDNKELLKRFTSQFKDEIKLPQGSIIELSRDHDHILHTTSKMIYFC; encoded by the exons ATGGCTTCTCTGCGTTTTCCATTCTTGTTTTCTCAGCCCCAAAATCCACCGTATTCCGCCACGTCATCTCGCTCCTTCTCCACCGTCGCTGCCGTAGCCGCCGGTGGCTCAGCCGTAGCTGCCGCCGGAGCAATCATAGCTATAACTCAAAGTCCCAAAAATCCATTTCTTGAAAATGCTATGAATTTTATAATTTCGAATTTCTCACCTAACAGAAATAATTCATCGCCTTTGTGGGGTTCTGTTTCTTTAGCTGATAATTCAGGTCCAGTAACTGAATCGAGGACTGGATCGTCATTTCCATCGATTCTGAAAGATTCTCAAAGACTACTTGGAATTGGGCTGCGTCAAAAAACTGTTTTTGGGTTGAAAAACATTGATGTCTATGCTTATG GTGTGTACGCTGATGATGGTGATGTGAAGAAGTGTCTGGCTGAAACGCATGAAGGGCACTCTGTTTCTGAACCGAAGCAAAAGGAAGAGTTGAGAAATCATCTCATGGAAAGTGATATACGCATGACTGTTAGGCTTCAAATAGTCTATGGCAGACTAAGCATTAATTCTGTGCGCAAGGCTTTCGAAGAATCTATTGGCAGCAGATTACATAAGTTTGCGGGATATGATAACAAGGAATTGCTCAAAAG GTTCACTTCCCAGTTTAAAGATGAAATTAAATTACCTCAGGGATCTATAATAGAACTCTCCAGAGACCATGACCACATACTTCACACAACAAGTAAGATGATTTATTTCTGTTGA
- the LOC132053079 gene encoding fatty-acid-binding protein 1 isoform X1: MASLRFPFLFSQPQNPPYSATSSRSFSTVAAVAAGGSAVAAAGAIIAITQSPKNPFLENAMNFIISNFSPNRNNSSPLWGSVSLADNSGPVTESRTGSSFPSILKDSQRLLGIGLRQKTVFGLKNIDVYAYGVYADDGDVKKCLAETHEGHSVSEPKQKEELRNHLMESDIRMTVRLQIVYGRLSINSVRKAFEESIGSRLHKFAGYDNKELLKRFTSQFKDEIKLPQGSIIELSRDHDHILHTTINGKELGSIQSKLLCRSILDLYIGDESFDRKANEDVESNLASLLHK, encoded by the exons ATGGCTTCTCTGCGTTTTCCATTCTTGTTTTCTCAGCCCCAAAATCCACCGTATTCCGCCACGTCATCTCGCTCCTTCTCCACCGTCGCTGCCGTAGCCGCCGGTGGCTCAGCCGTAGCTGCCGCCGGAGCAATCATAGCTATAACTCAAAGTCCCAAAAATCCATTTCTTGAAAATGCTATGAATTTTATAATTTCGAATTTCTCACCTAACAGAAATAATTCATCGCCTTTGTGGGGTTCTGTTTCTTTAGCTGATAATTCAGGTCCAGTAACTGAATCGAGGACTGGATCGTCATTTCCATCGATTCTGAAAGATTCTCAAAGACTACTTGGAATTGGGCTGCGTCAAAAAACTGTTTTTGGGTTGAAAAACATTGATGTCTATGCTTATG GTGTGTACGCTGATGATGGTGATGTGAAGAAGTGTCTGGCTGAAACGCATGAAGGGCACTCTGTTTCTGAACCGAAGCAAAAGGAAGAGTTGAGAAATCATCTCATGGAAAGTGATATACGCATGACTGTTAGGCTTCAAATAGTCTATGGCAGACTAAGCATTAATTCTGTGCGCAAGGCTTTCGAAGAATCTATTGGCAGCAGATTACATAAGTTTGCGGGATATGATAACAAGGAATTGCTCAAAAG GTTCACTTCCCAGTTTAAAGATGAAATTAAATTACCTCAGGGATCTATAATAGAACTCTCCAGAGACCATGACCACATACTTCACACAACAA TTAATGGAAAGGAACTGGGAAGCATACAAAGCAAACTCTTATGCAGATCAATTCTAGACCTATATATTGGTGATGAGTCATTTGATCGCAAAGCAAACGAAGATGTCGAGTCGAACTTGGCTTCTCTACTTCACAAGTAG
- the LOC132053080 gene encoding mavicyanin-like: MVLAKEAMFLFSVMVVFGFFTTTVISGTVYNVGDSAGWNGGNVDYHMWASTKTFQVGDTLVFQYNQQLHNVVRVSLSDFHLCNAFNPIVTYSTGNDTITINGPGHFYYICGFKGHCQAGQKVDIRVPKPYQLTDIRSASATKAPVEASQGEKRDLTE; the protein is encoded by the exons ATGGTCTTAGCAAAGGAAGCCATGTTTCTCTTCTCGGTGATGGTTGTTTTTGGTTTCTTCACCACAACCGTGATCAGCGGCACCGTGTACAATGTTGGTGATTCTGCCGGTTGGAATGGCGGCAATGTTGACTACCATATGTGGGCTTCTACTAAAACTTTCCAGGTTGGTGACACTCTTG TTTTCCAGTACAATCAACAACTCCACAACGTGGTACGAGTGAGCCTCTCCGATTTCCATTTGTGCAATGCTTTTAATCCGATCGTTACTTACTCCACCGGCAATGACACCATTACTATCAACGGTCCCGGCCATTTCTACTATATATGTGGTTTCAAAGGCCATTGTCAAGCCGGACAGAAGGTCGATATCCGGGTCCCCAAACCTTACCAGCTAACTGATATTCGCAGCGCAAGCGCAACGAAAGCTCCAGTTGAAGCCTCTCAAGGGGAAAAAAGAGACTTAACCGAATAG
- the LOC132053081 gene encoding probable inactive patatin-like protein 9 — MDELGKVTMEIFSKLEQKWLYQYEGKKTRILSIDGGCTTGIVCGASLIHLEDQICSKTGDPNGRITDFFDIIAGTGIGAIFAAMLVANGGDGRPLFTAKDAVKFVTENQSKLFKAKNNGVFTRKMRFSGKSMDKVLKEAFTREDGRVLTLKDTCKPIIVPCFDLKSSAPFVFSRADATESITFDFELWKVCRATSANPSMLKPFPLSSVDGKTSCLAVDGGVVMNNPAAAAVTHVLHNKRDFPSVTSVDDLLVLSLGNGPLSSPSKLKLRNDGYCSPSSVVGIVVDGVSETVDQILGNAFCWNPNDYVRIQANGYTSGGVGPREEEVLEERGVESLPFGGKRLLTETNGQRIGSFVQRLVKSSLPPSPCKETAVNPLTNGR, encoded by the exons ATGGATGAGCTTGGTAAGGTGACAATGGAGATATTCTCTAAGCTCGAGCAGAAATGGTTGTACCAGTACGAAGGGAAGAAAACGCGTATTCTCAGCATTGACGGTGGTTGTACCACCGGCATTGTTTGTGGTGCTTCGTTGATTCATCTAGAAGACCAGATCTGTTCAAAAACCGGCGATCCTAACGGTAGAATAACGGATTTCTTTGACATTATCGCCGGTACAGGTATAGGTGCAATTTTCGCTGCCATGCTTGTTGCTAACGGAGGTGACGGACGTCCGTTATTCACAGCAAAGGATGCTGTGAAATTCGTAACGGAAAATCAGTCAAAACTGTTTAAAGCGAAGAATAACGGTGTTTTTACAAGGAAAATGAGGTTTTCAGGGAAGAGTATGGATAAGGTGTTAAAGGAAGCTTTTACAAGAGAGGATGGGAGAGTGTTAACGTTAAAGGACACGTGTAAGCCTATAATTGTTCCTTGCTTTGACCTTAAAAGTTCAGCTCCTTTCGTTTTCTCACGAGCTGATGCAACGGAGTCTATTACCTTTGATTTCGAGCTATGGAAAGTTTGCCGTGCCACGTCAGCAAATCCGTCAATGCTTAAACCGTTTCCGTTAAGTTCAGTTGACGGAAAGACGTCTTGTTTGGCCGTTGACGGCGGTGTTGTTATGAATAACCCTGCTGCTGCGGCGGTAACTCATGTTTTGCATAACAAACGGGATTTTCCTTCTGTGACTAGCGTTGATGACCTGTTGGTTTTGTCTCTAGGTAACGGTCCGTTAAGCTCACCGTCAAAGTTGAAACTCCGTAATGACGGTTATTGCTCTCCGTCTTCCGTCGtcggtattgttgttgacggCGTATCTGAAACCGTTGACCAAATTCTCGGCAATGCGTTCTGCTGGAATCCTAATGACTACGTTAGAATTCAG GCTAACGGCTACACAAGTGGAGGAGTGGGACCGAGAGAAGAAGAGGTGTTGGAAGAAAGAGGAGTAGAGTCGTTGCCTTTTGGCGGTAAACGGTTATTGACGGAGACTAACGGACAAAGAATCGGAAGTTTCGTACAACGGCTTGTCAAGAGTAGTTTACCGCCAAGTCCCTGCAAGGAAACTGCCGTCAACCCCCTTACAAACGGACGTTAA